Genomic segment of Anaerolineales bacterium:
GAACAACCGTGCGGCCGGGCGGCCGGTCATTTCGGCTTGCCGAACTCGAGCACGCCCATCCCGGAGGTGTTTTGGTAAGTCTCGTTGGTCGGATCGAACCATTTGGCGATGCTGTCCCGCACGCCGTCGCCGTCCTCGTCGTTGTTAACCTGGAAGTCGAAGCCGATCCGCCCGCCCTCCGCCGGAACGACGTAATCGAATTTTATCGACAACTCGACGACGTAGCCGCCGGAGACGACCCGCGCGGCGCTTTTGATCAATTCGGGCTTCGCGTCGCCGTTGAAGGTCTGGTAGTTTTCGAAGTTGATCCGGTACTGGGCATCGTCGGCCTCGTAGGTGGGGGTCTTGGCGTTGTTCTGATCCAGGAACACTTCGATCGAATCCTGCTCCCACGAGTTGCCGGAGGCCTTGCTCAGCAGTTTGTCGGTCACCACCGCGTAGACATAGAGGTATTCGCCGTCCCACAGCGTGCGGACCTTGGCCGTCGCGCCGCTCGAGCCCAGCGCCCAAACGTCGGTGGAGATCTCGTTGGCCGCGGCCCACACCGCATCCTCGACGCCGTCGATCACGGGCGTGCCCGGCACCGCGACCGCCACCGCGACGGATTTCACGAAGGCCAGGGTCCCGTAGTTGGCCGTGCCGGAATCCTGGCCGTGGGTCGTGTCGTTCCACGACAGCGGGGAATCCGGCTGGGCGCCGTCGGTGACGCGCAGGTCGAAGCCGATTTCCCGCTTGAGGGTGGATTCCTGGTCCAGCGGGAACGCCGCCTCCAGCCGGTACCCGTCCTCGGCCGCCGTCCAGATGAACTCGGCGCCGTCGGCGCCCGTGCATCCCTCCGCGCGGCAGACGGCGTGGATCTCGTCGCCCTCGTAGGCCTCGGTCTTGCCGTTGTTCTGGTCGATGTAGATCTCAACCGCGTCCGCCCCGTCCGGAGTGGAATCCTTGACGTCCGCGAACACGTAGAGGCGTTGCTTGTCCCATAGGGTTTGGAAGGAAGCGGAGAGGGCGCCCTCCTCGCCGATCCGGGTCCAGGAGCGCATATCCCAGAGGGATTCGGGCTCGCCGTCGATCGCCGGCGTCCCCTGCGAGGAATCCAGATGCTTGGTCCGCACCGGCAGCTGCGACGGATCCACAATCCCCCAATAGGCGGGTTTGGGCTGCAGGTTTTCGTCGAAGGGCAGGGGCAGGTTAATCCGGGTGACGGGAAACGTCTTCAGCCAGGTGTGGTCGTCGGCCATGCCCCAGAAGGTCACCGATTGGATGTTCTCGGCCTGGCGCCGAAAGACGTCAAAGATCTCTTGGTAGCGGTACCCTTGCGTCACCAGGATCTCGGCCGGCACTTCCGAGTACCGGTCGCTGTCGTTGGTGTAGATGCTCATGTCCAACTCGGTGACGTGTTGTTCCAAACCCAGTTGGGCGAACATCTCGATCGTCTGCTCGATGGCGGTGGCCGTCGGGTTCTCGATGTTGACGTGCATCTGGTGGCCGACGCCCTCGACCGGGACGCCTTTGGCCCGCAGGTCGCTGACCACCTTATAGAGGCACTTCTGCTTGGCCGGGTCGGTCGTGCCGTAGTCGTTGATCAGCATCACGGCGTCCGGATCCACTTGGTTGGCGACGCGGAACGCCGTCGCGATGTAGTCCGTGCCGGTGAGCAGATACCACTTGCTTTGGCGCATGCAGTCCGGCTGGCTCGCGTCGATCACCTCGTTGACCACGTCCCAGACGTTGACGGAATCCTTGTAGCGGCCGACCACCGCGCGGATGTACTCCTCGAGGCGCCGGAGCACCAGTTGCTTGTTTTCCGGGGTCGCGTACAGCGGCTTGCCTTCGCTGTCGTTGAACATCCACTCCCCGGTCTGCTGGTGCCAGACCAGCGTGTGGCCGTGCACGGCCATGCCGTTGGCCTTGGCGAACTCCGTCAGCCGGTCCGCCCCGGTCCAGTTGAAGGTCCCCTCGCTCGGCCCGATCGACTCGGGCTTCATGACGTTTTCGGCGGTCAGGCTGTTGAAGTGGTGGGTCAGCAGGGCGACATGCCGTTCGCCGTCGAGCTGCGCGGGCTCGAGCGCCGCGCCGACCGGAAAATAATCGGCGAGGGTTTGATACAGCGACGGATACGATTCGATCGGGAGCGGCGTCGACGTGGCCGTCGGGGTGGACGTCGGCGCCGGAGTGTCGGTCGCGGGAACGGCCGTCGGCTTCGGCTTGGCCGTCGCCGTGGCGGTCGCCGTCGCGGCCGCCGGAGCACAAGCCGCCAGGGCGGCCAGCAGCAGGACCGCCGTCAAAGTGGCGGGAAGCGGTCCGGCTGGCTTCGGGCGGGGCGTTTTAAAAGACATGGTTTCCTCCTTTTTCCGTCGGGGTGATTTTCCCCATTATACGGCATGGGAGGATTACGGGGGATGAAAAGGGGGGCCAATCCTTAAGCGCCCCCGAATTCCCGCCGATCATCGCGCAATCGGGACGCATGCAAAGAAGCCGTCCCGCTTCGCAAGGGCAAGCTAAAACCACGAAGGAACAACGCAATATGCCGCTTGGCGTCGTTGAAATGCACTACAGCCGGCCAAATTGAACTACCGCGCG
This window contains:
- a CDS encoding endo-1,4-beta-xylanase; protein product: MSFKTPRPKPAGPLPATLTAVLLLAALAACAPAAATATATATAKPKPTAVPATDTPAPTSTPTATSTPLPIESYPSLYQTLADYFPVGAALEPAQLDGERHVALLTHHFNSLTAENVMKPESIGPSEGTFNWTGADRLTEFAKANGMAVHGHTLVWHQQTGEWMFNDSEGKPLYATPENKQLVLRRLEEYIRAVVGRYKDSVNVWDVVNEVIDASQPDCMRQSKWYLLTGTDYIATAFRVANQVDPDAVMLINDYGTTDPAKQKCLYKVVSDLRAKGVPVEGVGHQMHVNIENPTATAIEQTIEMFAQLGLEQHVTELDMSIYTNDSDRYSEVPAEILVTQGYRYQEIFDVFRRQAENIQSVTFWGMADDHTWLKTFPVTRINLPLPFDENLQPKPAYWGIVDPSQLPVRTKHLDSSQGTPAIDGEPESLWDMRSWTRIGEEGALSASFQTLWDKQRLYVFADVKDSTPDGADAVEIYIDQNNGKTEAYEGDEIHAVCRAEGCTGADGAEFIWTAAEDGYRLEAAFPLDQESTLKREIGFDLRVTDGAQPDSPLSWNDTTHGQDSGTANYGTLAFVKSVAVAVAVPGTPVIDGVEDAVWAAANEISTDVWALGSSGATAKVRTLWDGEYLYVYAVVTDKLLSKASGNSWEQDSIEVFLDQNNAKTPTYEADDAQYRINFENYQTFNGDAKPELIKSAARVVSGGYVVELSIKFDYVVPAEGGRIGFDFQVNNDEDGDGVRDSIAKWFDPTNETYQNTSGMGVLEFGKPK